In Mytilus edulis chromosome 7, xbMytEdul2.2, whole genome shotgun sequence, a single genomic region encodes these proteins:
- the LOC139483470 gene encoding uncharacterized protein, giving the protein MNDINITINGVEKLLKKLNPNKASGPDQLTPRILKELNPNKASGPDHLTPRILKELNPNKASGTDQLTPRILKELNPNNATSGPDHLTPRILKELNPNKASGTDQLTPSILKELNPNKASGPDHLTSRILKELNPNKASGTDQLTPSILKELNPNKASGPDHLTPRILKELNPNKASGTDQLTPSILKELNPNKASGPDHLTPRILKELNPNKTSGTDHLTPRILKELNPNKANTNRHDSPGLCKGIDKVSHPRLLHKLRHYGIRRKNHKWITAFLDNRTQAVVLENKYSDKVGVTSGVPQSSVLGPVLFLIFINDTTDDIQSTIRLLADDCTIYRPI; this is encoded by the exons ATGAATGACATCAACATCACAATAAATGGAGTAGAAAAGCTGCTGAAaaaactcaaccctaacaaagcaagtgggccagaccaactcaccccaagaatactgaaagaactcaaccctaacaaagcaagtgggccagaccatctcaccccaagaatactgaaagaactcaaccctaacaaagcaagtgggacAGACCaactcaccccaagaatactgaaagaactcaaccctaacaacgcaa caagtgggccagaccatctcaccccaagaatactgaaagaactcaaccctaacaaagcaagtgggacAGACCAACTCACCCCAAgtatactgaaagaactcaaccctaacaaagcaagtgggccagaccatctcacctcaagaatactgaaagaactcaaccctaacaaagcaagtgggacAGACCAACTCACCCCAAGTATACTGAAAGAACtgaaccctaacaaagcaagtgggccagaccatctcaccccaagaatactgaaagaactcaaccctaacaaagcaagtgggacAGACCAACTCACCCCAAgtatactgaaagaactcaaccctaacaaagcaagtgggccagaccatctcaccccaagaatactgaaagaactcaaccctaacaaaacAAGTGGgacagaccatctcaccccaagaatactgaaagaactcaaccctaacaaagcaa ACACAAACAGACATGACAGTCCTGGACTTTGTAAAGGCATTGATAAAGTCAGTCACCCACGCCTGCTACACAAGCTCAGACACTACGGGATAAGAAGGAAAAATCACAAATGGATCACAGCATTTTTAGACAACAGAACACAGGCAGTTGTACTTGAAAATAAGTATTCAGACAAAGTGGGAGTAACATCTGGAGTACCCCAAAGCAGTGTACTTGGACCTGTCCTTTTCCTTATTTTCATTAATGACACCACTGATGATATACAGTCAACAATTCGTCTGTTGGCTGATGATTGCACCATCTACCGGCCAATTTGA
- the LOC139483471 gene encoding uncharacterized protein, which produces MHGKQLEAVTDTNYLGITITDDLSWNLHINNIVASANQAQGMLSRNIQKLRNKLTPILSTHLRPRVEYSAAIWDPHTQENTDKIERVQRRAARYIFNNYSNESSVTSMISKLNWIPLYQRRVNIRLCLFYKIVNGLVAIPTDTYLIPQNRTSRHYNTMAYTIFSPRHVYYKFSFFPRTVIAWNKLPESKVKAPKIEAFKTLVT; this is translated from the coding sequence ATGCATGGGAAACAACTAGAAGCAGTCACAGACACGAACTACTTGGGAATTACCATCACAGATGACCTTAGCTGGAACCTTCACATAAACAACATTGTAGCCAGTGCAAACCAAGCACAAGGGATGCTCAGCAGAAACATACAAAAGCTACGCAACAAACTAACACCAATACTGTCAACGCACTTACGACCAAGAGTGGAATATAGCGCAGCCATATGGGATCCCCATACACAAGAAAATACTGACAAAATAGAGCGGGTACAAAGAAGAGCAGCTCGCTATATTTTCAACAACTACAGTAACGAATCGAGTGTAACAAGCATGATAAGCAAGCTTAACTGGATACCTCTCTACCAACGAAGAGTGAACATCAGATTATgcctattttacaaaattgtaaatggACTAGTAGCAATTCCAACAGATACTTACCTCATTCCACAAAATAGAACATCAAGACACTACAATACAATGGCATACACCATCTTTAGCCCAAGACATGTATACTACAAATTCTCATTCTTTCCAAGAACAGTAATAGCCTGGAATAAATTACCGGAATCGAAAGTGAAAGCTCCCAAAATCGAAGCTTTCAAGACACTGGTTACCTAG